One genomic region from Rhinoraja longicauda isolate Sanriku21f chromosome 34, sRhiLon1.1, whole genome shotgun sequence encodes:
- the LOC144609377 gene encoding histone H2AX-like — protein MSGRGKTGGKAKAKPKSRSSRAGLQFPVGRVHRLLRKGNYGERVGAGAPVYLAAVLEYLTAEILELAGNAARDNKKSRIIPRHLQLAVRNDEELNKLLGGVTIAQGGVLPNIQAVLLPKKTSATSGTKSK, from the coding sequence ATGAGTGGACGAGGGAAAACCGGAGGCAAAGCCAAGGCCAAGCCTAAATCACGCTCGTCCCGGGCCGGATTGCAGTTCCCGGTGGGCCGTGTTCACAGGCTCCTGAGAAAGGGCAACTATGGTGAGCGGGTGGGTGCCGGAGCCCCGGTCTATCTGGCTGCTGTGCTCGAGTATCTGACGGCTGAAATCCTGGAACTGGCCGGCAACGCGGCCCGGGACAACAAGAAGAGCCGCATCATCCCCAGACACCTACAGCTGGCCGTCCGCAACGACGAGGAGCTCAACAAGCTGCTGGGAGGTGTGACCATCGCTCAGGGCGGGGTGCTGCCTAATATCCAGGCCGTGCTGTTGCCCAAGAAAACCAGCGCAACGTCTGGCACTAAGAGCAAATAG
- the LOC144609390 gene encoding histone H3 — MARTKQTARKSTGGKAPRKQLATKAARKSAPATGGVKKPHRYRPGTVALREIRRYQKSTELLIRKLPFQRLVREIAQDFKTDLRFQSSAVMALQEASEAYLVGLFEDTNLCAIHAKRVTIMPKDIQLARRIRGERA; from the coding sequence ATGGCCCGGACCAAGCAGACAGCGCGCAAATCGACCGGAGGGAAAGCTCCTCGCAAACAGCTGGCGACCAAAGCGGCGCGGAAGAGCGCTCCAGCCACGGGCGGAGTGAAGAAGCCTCATCGCTACAGGCCCGGCACCGTGGCTCTGAGGGAGATCCGGCGCTACCAGAAATCCACCGAGCTGCTCATCCGCAAACTGCCCTTCCAGCGCCTGGTGCGGGAGATCGCTCAGGACTTCAAGACAGACCTGCGCTTCCAGAGCTCGGCCGTCATGGCCCTGCAGGAGGCCAGCGAGGCTTACCTGGTGGGGCTCTTTGAGGACACCAACCTGTGCGCCATCCACGCCAAGCGAGTCACCATCATGCCCAAAGACATCCAGCTGGCCCGCCGCATCCGCGGGGAGCGCGCCTAA
- the LOC144609389 gene encoding histone H3 produces the protein MARTKQTARKSTGGKAPRKQLATKAARKSAPATGGVKKPHRYRPGTVALREIRRYQKSTELLIRKLPFQRLVREIAQDFKTDLRFQSSAVMALQEASEAYLVGLFEDTNLCAIHAKRVTIMPKDIQLARRIRGERA, from the coding sequence ATGGCCCGGACCAAGCAGACAGCGCGCAAATCGACTGGAGGGAAAGCTCCTCGCAAACAGCTGGCGACCAAAGCGGCGCGGAAGAGCGCTCCAGCTACGGGCGGAGTGAAGAAGCCTCATCGCTACAGGCCCGGCACCGTGGCTTTGAGGGAGATCCGGCGCTACCAGAAATCCACAGAGCTGCTCATCCGCAAACTGCCCTTCCAGCGCCTGGTGCGGGAGATCGCTCAGGACTTCAAGACAGACCTGCGCTTCCAGAGCTCGGCCGTCATGGCCCTGCAGGAGGCCAGCGAGGCTTACCTGGTGGGGCTCTTTGAGGACACCAATCTGTGCGCCATCCACGCCAAGCGAGTCACCATCATGCCCAAAGACATCCAGCTGGCCCGCCGCATCCGCGGGGAGCGCGCCTGA
- the LOC144609499 gene encoding uncharacterized protein LOC144609499, producing the protein MTPPRPLAAFKLLCAAATRFISHSVLSVRESLCRVADMTETAAAEADPQAVPAAKTKAPKKKKAAARSKAAGPNLGDRIDKLVADCHDRHGLSLVAIKNGLAADGVDVDKLRQVILRCIKRRVANGFLVQNKGSFKIGKGEAAVKSVKKAKVPAAKTSKSKKPTPKKTTTKNSLAKKSTTKKTTAKKVVAKKPAAKKTSAKKSPKKASPKKPKKVAVKMAAKKPAKRQAKPKSVKPKKTTTKK; encoded by the coding sequence ATGACTCCGCCCCGTCCGCTCGCTGCCTTTAAGTTGCTCTGTGCCGCCGCCACTCGCTTCATTTCTCACTCAGTCCTGAGTGTCAGAGAGAGCTTGTGCAGAGTCGCCGACATGACCGAGACCGCAGCCGCCGAAGCGGATCCTCAAGCCGTCCCCGCCGCTAAAACCAAAGCTCCCAAGAAAAAGAAGGCGGCCGCCCGGAGCAAGGCAGCCGGTCCCAATCTGGGCGACCGGATCGACAAGCTTGTGGCGGATTGCCACGATCGCCATGGGCTGTCTTTAGTTGCGATAAAGAATGGTCTGGCCGCCGACGGCGTGGATGTGGACAAGTTACGCCAAGTGATCCTGAGGTGCATCAAGAGGAGAGTAGCGAACGGTTTCCTGGTTCAGAACAAGGGCTCCTTCAAGATCGGTAAGGGAGAAGCCGCCGTGAAATCGGTAAAGAAAGCAAAGGTTCCAGCAGCCAAGACATCCAAGAGCAAGAAACCCACGCCCAAGAAAACCACGACCAAGAACTCACTGGCAAAAAAATCTACCACCAAGAAAACTACCGCTAAGAAAGTTGTGGCCAAGAAACCAGCGGCTAAAAAAACGTCGGCGAAGAAATCACCGAAGAAGGCATCGCCGAAAAAACCCAAGAAGGTCGCAGTGAAAATGGCAGCAAAGAAGCCGGCAAAACGACAGGCAAAGCCGAAATCGGTGAAACCCAAGAAGACAACGAccaaaaagtga
- the LOC144609443 gene encoding histone H4 encodes MSGRGKGGKGLGKGGAKRHRKVLRDNIQGITKPAIRRLARRGGVKRISGLIYEETRGVLKVFLENVIRDAVTYTEHAKRKTVTAMDVVYALKRQGRTLYGFGG; translated from the coding sequence ATGTCTGGCCGAGGGAAAGGAGGCAAAGGTCTGGGCAAAGGCGGAGCAAAGCGGCACCGAAAAGTACTTCGCGATAACATCCAGGGCATCACCAAGCCAGCCATCCGCCGCCTGGCTCGGCGTGGCGGGGTCAAGCGGATCTCGGGTCTGATCTACGAGGAGACCCGCGGGGTGCTGAAGGTTTTCCTGGAGAATGTGATCAGGGACGCGGTCACCTACACCGAGCACGCCAAGCGCAAGACGGTCACtgccatggatgtggtgtacgctcTGAAACGCCAGGGCCGCACTCTCTACGGGTTCGGCGGCTAA
- the LOC144609510 gene encoding histone H1-like yields MTETAAAEADPPAVPAAKTKAPKKKKAAARSKSAGPNLGGRVDKLVADCHDRHGLSLVAIKKGLAADGVDVDKLRHVILRCIRRRVANGFLVQNKGSFKIGKGEAAVKSVKKAKVPAVKASKSKKPTTKKTTTKNSLAKKSTTKKTTAKKVVAKKPAAKKTSAKKSPKKASPKKPKKVAVKMAAKKPAKRQAKPKSVKPKKATTKK; encoded by the coding sequence ATGACCGAGACCGCAGCCGCCGAAGCGGATCCTCCAGCCGTCCCCGCCGCTAAAACAAAGGCTCCCAAGAAGAAGAAGGCGGCCGCCCGGAGCAAGTCAGCCGGTCCCAATCTGGGCGGCCGGGTCGACAAGCTTGTGGCGGATTGCCACGATCGCCATGGGCTATCTTTAGTTGCGATAAAGAAAGGTCTGGCCGCCGACGGCGTGGATGTGGACAAGTTACGCCACGTGATCCTGAGGTGCATCAGGAGGAGAGTAGCGAACGGTTTCCTGGTTCAGAACAAGGGCTCCTTCAAGATCGGTAAGGGAGAAGCCGCCGTGAAATCGGTAAAGAAAGCAAAGGTTCCAGCAGTCAAGGCATCCAAGAGCAAGAAACCGACGACCAAGAAAACCACGACCAAGAACTCACTGGCAAAAAAATCTACCACCAAGAAAACTACCGCTAAGAAAGTTGTGGCCAAGAAACCAGCGGCTAAAAAAACGTCGGCGAAGAAATCACCGAAGAAGGCATCGCCGAAAAAACCCAAGAAGGTCGCAGTGAAAATGGCAGCAAAGAAGCCGGCAAAACGACAGGCAAAGCCGAAATCGGTGAAACCCAAGAAGGCAACGAccaaaaagtga